The following coding sequences lie in one Spirosoma sp. KUDC1026 genomic window:
- a CDS encoding TonB-dependent receptor — protein sequence MNWRTYVVGWLVVLVCVGQTERSYAQSPCATTLTSQVLGQDNREPLTGAAVYVRELATGAVADTAGYIRLINICSGTYTLEYQFIGYEKKTIQVTVGTDSLVTLPPVLLKPDNQTLKEVVVTERRSEAQQLLQVQAALSGNSLDATRGQSLGESLKTLPGLYSIQTGPSISKPVIHGLYSNRIVTLNNGVRQEDQQWGTEHAPQIDPFLAARLTVIKGAASIRYGSDAIGGVILVEPKAMPTAPGVGGEVNLVGGTNGRQGTVSGLLEQAFGQKLTGLSWRLQGTLKRVGYTKTPTYYLENSSYRENDFSGTVNYTRRRGGVEVFFSQYNATVGLFTGAQVGSLADFYAAIARPEPLVQPGFSYALGRPYQEVQHNLLKVRAFLHSDRWGTLTATVAQQQNVRREYDFLSFSRITDPELYLKLTTETADLIWEHAPVKTAGGGNFSGSVGLTGLTQGNVRRYLFLIPNYRNYGAGLFAIERYARDRWTIEGGLRYDYRWLRAFFLDESTNRVTSQTHDWDNVTGSLGATYQFSPQLSLAANLSTAWRAPNVSDLYSDGLHQSAVAYERGNPNLNPEQAYNGNIVLTYTGKRLSADVNLYNNLINNYIYLKPDSVPIVRQRGAFPAYSYDQVRATFRGLDATIRYNLTSRLSFTSKTSLLFAYDQTNRDYLVYIPPNRTDNGLRYALTADPETSLRRISGAYISANVLYVARQNRAPAVTQRQENGQLIFTGDFAPPPPAYTLLGAEAGFSWRAGKQLINVILSGSNLLNQVYRDYLDRFRYFADAPGRNIMLKIKVPLSFGQHT from the coding sequence ATGAATTGGAGGACGTACGTTGTTGGTTGGCTGGTTGTACTGGTATGCGTTGGGCAGACCGAGCGCAGCTACGCCCAGTCCCCCTGTGCAACGACGCTGACCAGCCAAGTGCTTGGCCAGGATAATCGCGAGCCACTGACGGGTGCTGCCGTTTACGTGCGGGAACTGGCGACCGGCGCCGTGGCCGATACCGCCGGTTATATTCGGCTGATCAATATCTGCTCCGGTACCTACACCCTCGAATACCAGTTTATTGGCTACGAGAAAAAGACGATACAGGTAACCGTCGGTACCGATTCGCTGGTTACGTTACCCCCTGTGCTACTCAAGCCCGACAACCAGACGTTGAAGGAGGTTGTCGTGACCGAACGCCGGTCCGAAGCGCAGCAACTGCTGCAGGTACAGGCAGCTCTGTCGGGAAATAGTCTCGATGCTACGCGGGGACAGTCGCTGGGGGAGAGTCTGAAAACGCTGCCCGGTCTGTACTCGATTCAAACCGGTCCATCCATCTCCAAACCAGTTATTCACGGGCTCTACAGCAACCGAATCGTTACGTTGAACAACGGCGTCCGGCAGGAAGACCAGCAGTGGGGCACCGAACACGCCCCCCAGATCGACCCGTTCCTGGCCGCTCGCCTGACGGTAATCAAAGGCGCTGCCAGTATTCGGTACGGCTCTGATGCCATCGGGGGCGTTATTCTGGTGGAGCCCAAAGCCATGCCGACCGCGCCTGGTGTGGGTGGCGAGGTAAACTTGGTAGGTGGTACCAACGGGCGACAAGGAACCGTATCGGGGCTGCTCGAACAGGCGTTTGGCCAGAAGCTGACGGGGCTAAGCTGGCGCCTGCAGGGAACGTTGAAACGCGTTGGTTACACGAAAACACCCACTTACTACCTCGAAAACAGCAGCTACCGCGAGAACGACTTTTCGGGAACGGTGAACTACACCCGTCGGCGGGGGGGCGTAGAAGTATTCTTTAGTCAGTATAATGCTACCGTCGGCTTGTTCACCGGGGCGCAGGTGGGCAGCCTGGCTGATTTCTACGCGGCCATCGCCCGACCGGAGCCTCTCGTTCAGCCCGGATTCTCCTACGCGCTGGGCAGACCGTATCAGGAGGTGCAGCATAATTTGTTAAAAGTACGGGCTTTTTTGCATTCCGATCGGTGGGGAACGCTGACGGCTACCGTGGCCCAGCAGCAGAACGTTCGGCGGGAGTACGATTTTCTGTCGTTCAGCCGCATTACGGACCCGGAGCTTTATCTCAAACTAACCACCGAAACTGCCGACCTGATCTGGGAACATGCACCCGTTAAGACGGCCGGTGGCGGTAATTTTTCCGGGAGCGTTGGCCTGACGGGCCTGACGCAGGGCAACGTTCGGCGCTATCTGTTTCTGATTCCAAACTACCGAAACTACGGCGCGGGGCTGTTCGCCATCGAGCGCTACGCCCGCGATCGCTGGACGATAGAAGGCGGACTCCGCTATGACTACCGCTGGCTGCGCGCTTTCTTCCTGGACGAATCAACCAACCGGGTTACTAGCCAAACCCACGACTGGGATAACGTAACAGGCTCGCTCGGCGCTACGTATCAGTTCAGTCCCCAACTGAGCCTGGCCGCTAACCTGAGTACAGCCTGGCGCGCGCCCAACGTCAGTGATCTGTATTCCGACGGACTGCACCAGAGCGCCGTTGCCTACGAACGGGGCAATCCCAACCTGAATCCCGAACAGGCCTACAACGGTAATATCGTCTTGACGTATACCGGCAAACGACTGTCTGCTGATGTAAATCTGTACAATAACCTGATTAACAATTACATCTATTTGAAGCCGGATTCAGTGCCCATCGTGCGGCAGCGGGGAGCGTTCCCTGCCTATTCGTATGACCAGGTACGCGCTACGTTCCGGGGGCTCGATGCCACAATTCGGTACAACCTGACAAGTCGCCTGAGCTTTACGTCTAAGACGTCATTGCTTTTCGCCTACGACCAGACCAACCGGGATTACCTGGTGTATATTCCCCCAAACCGAACGGATAACGGACTGCGTTACGCGCTGACAGCCGACCCTGAAACGAGTTTGCGACGTATTTCCGGAGCTTACATCAGTGCTAATGTACTATATGTAGCCCGGCAGAACCGAGCGCCCGCCGTTACGCAACGGCAGGAGAATGGGCAATTGATCTTTACCGGCGATTTTGCACCACCTCCGCCAGCCTATACCCTGCTGGGTGCCGAGGCCGGGTTCTCGTGGCGAGCCGGAAAGCAATT